From the Fusobacterium ulcerans ATCC 49185 genome, the window AATAGCAGCCATAGGGTTTCCATCATTTATAATGGAATTTACAGTGGCACTGATAACAATCTTGTTCAATATTTCCTTTATGAAGTATAGTGGGGAGATGGGGGTATCAGCTTTCTGTATAGTTGGTTATGTATTTTATATATTCAGGATGTTGTATAATGGTATGGGACAGGGAATACAGCCAATAGTAAGTTATAATTATGGAGAGAGAAAATTAGAAAGAGTGGAAGACACATTTAAAATTGGACATAAAATATCATTTGGAATAGCAGTTATCATACTTATATGGGTGAACTTCTTTGGAAGCAGCCTTATAAGAATGTTTAATGAAGATCCAGAACTTATAAAGACTGCTGTGCATGGGTTAAGATTGTATGCAAGTGCAATAATATTTGTGGGAGCTAATTTTATAAATATATCTTTCCTTCAATCTAAGGATAAAGCAAAGGCTGCCAATATACTTTCAGTCTTGAGAAGTACAGTATTTGTATTGATAGGACTTATTCTTCTTCCTAAATTTTTAGGTGAGAATGGAATATGGTTGGCTCTGCCATTTTCAGATTTGATGACATTTTTAACAACTTTAGTATTGAGAAAGAAAACAGATATATTATAAAAAAGAAAGACTGTTTTAAAAATAAAAAATATTAGAATTTTCTGGTAATAAAAAATTTTAAAATTTGGATTATTTTAACAGTCTCTTTTTTTATGAAATAAAAAATATAAAACATTTGACTGAAAAATATTTAGTATACAATTTAATTTTTGTTATATTGAAAATAATCTAAAAATCTGAAATTAAAAAATTAAATTAAAAAGATGAAAAAAAATAGGAAATGTACTATAATTAAAGTAGAGAATATACATGGGGGGAGTGGCAATGGATATAAAAAGAGAGTGGAGAAGAAATAAAAAAGTATTTGCAGCGATTATGGCAATAGCTCTTCCTGCAATAGCTGATTTATTTGTTCAAACATTATTAGGATTTTTTGATATGATAATGGTTGGAAAATTAGGGCCAGTAGCAATAAGTTCAGTAGGAATAGGAAATGCTCCTGTGCAGGCAGTTATTCCAGTGTTTTTTGCAATAAGTATTGGAACAACAGCCATAGTCAGCAGAGCTTTTGGATCAGACAATAAAAAAGAGGGGAAAAATTCAATGGCACAGAGTATAATTCTATCTGTACCATTTTCTATTATTATAGCAGGGCTCCTATTAATTTTTGGAGATAATATACTTAATCTTGTAGGAAGAGCTGATGATATGGACTTAGTAAGAACTACAGAGTATTACAGAGCAGTAATTATAGGACTGCCATTTTTATGTTTTAACGTAGTATTTGCAGCAGCCTATAGATCAACAAGTAAATCTACGATCCCTATGATAGCAAATCTTATAAGTGTTATTTCAAATATTATATTGAATTATATTTTTATTTTTACACTTGGAATGGGTGTACTTGGAGCTGGAATAGCTACTACAATAGCAAGGGGAATAGTAACAGTTATTTATTTAGTGCTTACACTATTTACAAATAAGTTTTGGGTTTCAATACCATTTAGTGCATTAAAATATGATGGAAGCATGATAAGAAGAATATTGAAAGTGGGAATACCTGCTGCAGTAGAACAGGGTATATTCAGAATAGGTATGCTTGTGTTTGAAATGATGGTAATATCTTTAGGAACTATGGCATATACTTCACATAAGATAGCTCTTACAGCTGAATCATTCTCATTTAATATGGGATTTGGGTTTTCTGTAGCAGGAACAGCATTGGTAGGACAGCAGTTAGGAAAAAATTCACCTAAAAATGCTGAAAGGGATGCAAAGGCAACAACTTTGCTGGCACTTTGCGCAATGTCAGCTTTTGGATTGACATTCTTTATACTTCCTGGAACGATAATAGCAATGTTTACTAAGGAGCCTGCTATTAGAGAGATGGCAACAGGAGCTTTAAGATTGGTGTCAATATGTCAGCCGTTCCTTGCAGTATCAATGGTATTGAGTGGTTGCTTGAGAGGAGCTGGAGATACTAAGGCAGTTCTTCTTATAACAAGTCTGGGAATGTATCTGATAAGAATACCACTTACATATTTATTTTTATATAAATTAGATACAGGGCTGTTGGGAGCATGGGTAGTTATGTCAATAGATCTAGGATTTAGAAGTATAGCTTGCTACAGAACATTTAAAAAAGGAAGATGGAGATACTTGAGTGTTTAATGAATGGAGGTAGTTTTGGCAGAAAAAAAAATAAACTTTAGATATATTGGGTATGGAAATAGTTTTGCAGATGAATATTGGAGAAAAGAGGACAAGGTAGAGAGCAATCTGTACCTTTTTTCTGATAACAGGATGAAATCTGTATTTGTTAAGAAAATGAAAAGAGATATTTTCTCAAAACAACCAGAGTTTATGACTATGGATGAGTTTAGAGAGAGAATATTTATTTCAGATAAAATAGTATTGAAAGAGGCTAAGAGAATCTTAGCCTTTTATAAGTCTATACCACAAGATGTGAAAGATGAGCTTAATATAAAATCATATTATGATATAATAGATTTTGCAAATAATTTTTTTACATATTACAGAGAAATGAATATAAATGATATAGAAAAGATAGACAATATACATAACTGGCAGGAAAAATATTTCTACTATTTTGACAGAATAAAAGAGTCATTTGATATGCTGTGTCAGAAACATAACTATATTCCGAATGACTGGCTTGAGAGTATGGAATATTTTCAGGCAAAGTGGATTCAGAAATACAAAAGAATAATTTTTGTAGATATAATAGAATATCCAGAAATATATAAAAGAATAATAAATAAGTTATTAGAAGAAAAAGAGATAGAAATAATACTTCAATTAGAAAATGGAGATTTTGATGAAAATAAGCTTAAAATAGAAAAAATAACTTTACCAGAAATTTCTCCTAGCAGAATATATGTATATCAGTCTAAAGATGAATTAGAAGAGAGTATGAGTCTGATTTATTTATTTGAAGAAAAAAGGAAAAGTGGAGATATGTATTCGCCTGTTCCAGAAAATAATACCTACCATAATATTTTCCCAAGATATTTTGGAAAATCTCAGGCAGTAACAATGAATGATACAAAATTATATAAATTTTTAAATATACAGTTGAATATTCTTATGAATATGGAAGAAAAACTTGGAAGAGTTTATTTAATATCAGCTTTTAAAAAAGCATTTGATGATAGAGTATTTAGAGAATATTATTCACTGAGTGCAGAAGATATAATTACACTTAATAGCTTTATGAGAGAAGATTATAAATATATTTCTTCTAAAATATTGGACACATCAGAAGCTGAATGGATATTTTCAAATAATGTTGAATTTAGAAATAAAATGGAAAATATATTTTTTGATCTGAGTAGTATAATAGAATTAAAAGGTGTAGATGATATATATGAATATTTTAAAAAGCAGATAAATTTAGAAAAATTTATTGAGAAAGAATATGGAAGTATTTTTGAGAAATTTTTTGAAATATTTGGAATAATGAAAAGTAATGAAAATATGAGTATTCATAATAGTTTTAATACATATTTTGAAGGAAATCTTGGAAGTTCTCTTTTTAGGCTTGTTATTCAGTATATGAAAGACATAGTTATATCTTCAAATGAAAAAGTAGATTCTGAAAGGGCTATTGTTAAAAATATGGAAGCTGCTAGATTTGCAAGAGAAAGCAGATCATTATATAAAGAGAAAAAAATGTTTGGAGAAACTAATTTCTTTATGGATATTACTGGGGATATTCTACCAGGGAATATAGGTGATAATCTTATATTTACTGAAAAACAAAGAAAAGATATGGGAATGGTAAGTAGAGAGGAAAAAAGAGAAATAAAAAAATATAGATTTTTTCAAGCTGTATTCACTAACATCAATGCTGTTATTTTTACTAAAAAAAATGAAGATAAGGGTATAGATATATCTCCATTTTTAGATGAGCTTTGTATAAAATATAATTTAGAAATAAAAAAGGCACCTGTTGATCTAAATGGAAGTATAGAGGCTCTTAAGAATTCTATATTTGAAAAAGAAAAAGGATATTCACAATTTGAAATGGAAAGTTTTCCAAAAGATAATGAAGATTTCAAAGATGGAAAATTAAGTATGGGAGCATACGATTACAGCAATTTAAAACAATGCAGATTGAAATTCTATTTTCAAAAGATGAATAATCTGGAATATCTATGTCTGCCAGAAGAAAGTGATATAAGCAGCAGATTTTTTGGAATACTTGTTCATAAAGTATTAGAAGAAATAGTAAAAGGAATGTGGAAAGAAGTAATATCAAAGGGAAACTTTAAAATTGACAGTACTTATATAGAGGAAATATTGAATAAACATTTTTCATACAGCAGAGCTAAAATACCAGTACATATGGATAATTACTGCAGTGAAATAATGATTCCAATAATTACAGCTAATATAGAGAAGTTTTTTAGTTATATAGAAACAAAATATCAAAATATTAAAATAAAAAGATTTCAAGGAGAAAAGGGAGTATATGAAACAAAGCCATTTATAGATGGAGATATTCAGATATTTCTAAGAGGAGTAGCAGATCTGGTAATAGAAAGTGAAATTGGAAACGAAATCATAGACTACAAGACTGGAGGAGCTAACAAAGAACAGCTGGATTATTACAGCATAATTCTATATGAAGATGAAAAGAAAGCTCAAAAATATATTTTCAATGTATGGAAAGGAAATATAGAAGTACATGAAGAGATAAAACTTACAAAAGAGGGATTAAAAGAGGATATAATTGACTTCTTGAAAAGCAGTGAATATTCTCTGGCTGAAAAAACAGGAACATGCAGCAGCTGTGAATATATAAAAATATGTGGAAGGGGGAGATAATTGTGAAAAACAGACTGGTTTTGAAAGCAAGTGCTGGAACAGGAAAAACTTATCGTCTCTCTCTGGAATATGTAGGGGCATTATGCAGAGGTATAGATTTTAAAGATATACTTGTAATGACTTTTACTAAAAAGGCCACTGCTGAAATAAAAGAAAGGATACTTAAATTTCTTAAAGAACTGGAAGAAAATACAAAAGATGGAGAAAGTATAAAAGAAAATTTGAAGAAGATATATCCAGATATGGAATTTAACCATGAAAAAATATCTTCTATATATAGAGATCTGATTCAAAATAGAGATAAATTAAAAGTATATACTATTGACGCCTTTACCAATCTGATATTTAAAAAGGCGATAGCTCCATATTTAAAAATATATTCATATGAGATAATTGATGATGATGAAAATAGAAAAATCCTTATAAAAACATTTCAGAAGATATTTGATAATAAAGATGATTTCAGAGCTTTTAAAGGTTTTCTGGAGGATAATTCAGAAAAAGATATGGAAAATTATCTTACCCTTATAAAAAATCTGTTAAATGAAAGATGGAAAGTTATTGTGCTGGGAGAAAAGCTGAAAGAGAAAAGAAATGGACTGTCAGCAGAAAGCAACTGGAAATATATGGACAGAATAACTGAGATATTAGAGAGGGTATCTAAAATAAAGGATAAATCTTTGGAGGAGCTTTTTAAAACTTCACTGAAAAAATATCTCTTATGTAAGAATGAAGATGAAAAAGAGAGCTTTATACTTGAAAAAAATGGAGATATTCTGGAAAAAGAAGTATGGAATGGAGTAAAAGTAAAATCTAAAAAAGGTGATATAGATTCTGAGCTGGAAGATATGAAATATATCTATGGAGAGCTGAGAGACAACCTAGCTAAGACTATGTACAATAACAGCATCATTCCTTATGAGGAAAAGCTTCTGTATATTTTAAATAGAATATATGAGGTTTATGATGATATAAAATTCAGAGAGAAAAGATTTACCCATTCTGATATCAGCAGCTACACTTTTAAATATATCAGAGATAAGGAATTGAATTTTATAAATGAAAATGGAGTGACAGATGAATTTTTTGAAATATTAGATGGAAAAATTGATACTATATTCATAGATGAGTTTCAAGATACAAGTATACTTCAATGGAAAATACTAAAAGATATAATTGATCAGACAAACAATGTAATATGTGTTGGAGATGAAAAGCAGAGTATCTACGGCTGGCGTGGAGGAGAGAAAAAACTTTTTGAAAATCTTGAAAAAATAATAGATGGAAAAGAGGAGAAACTTTTTACCTGCTTTAGAAGTGAAAAAAATATAGTGAGCTTTACAAATATGATATTCTCAAATATTTCTAAAATGTCAGATAGGGAAGAATTTGGAGAAGAACCATGGAATTTCTATGAGGTAAATTCAAAGTCAGAAGATGTATCAGGCCATATAGAAGTATTGAGAAAAAAATCAGAGGAAGAAGCTACAGTAATAGATCAGATAATAAAAAGAATAAAAGATGATTTCAATGGAAATTATAGAGGAATAGGAATATTAGGAAGAACTAATAAAGAGCTGGATATGATAGCAGAAAAATTATCAGAAGCAGATATTCCATATGTTATAGACTCAAATTCCAATATAGTAGATTACAGAGGAATAAATGGACTTTTTTCTTTGATAAATTATCTTGTAAAAAATGATTATCTAGCACTTTTAGATTTTTTTAGATCGGATTTGATAAATATAAGGGTAAAAGCTCTTAAATATTTGATAAAAAATAGAGAAGATGTAGAAAAATATCTCAATATGGAAGAGGCAGAAATTCTATTAGACGGTGTCGATCTTGAAGTATTGGAAATAGTGAGAGATATTAGAAAAGAATATCTGGAGAACAATGGAGAAACAATTTTTCTTACTTATGATATTTTGAAAAAAGTAGGAATAGGTGGAAAACTTAATAGTAAAAGTGATATTTCAAATATTTATTCTTTTTATAAAATAATAAAGAGCTATAAATATTTTGAGGAATTTATAGTTGAATTTGAAGATAAAAGAAATAGTGATAAATTTAAAAAAATGGTATTGGAAGATGATAACAGTGTCAATGTTATGACAATACATAAATCTAAAGGGTTAGAATTTGATACTTTGTTTTATTATTATAATCCTTCATCAAGAGGGAGCTCAAGAGGGAATATGAGATTCTTTCTGAAAATGGATAAAGAGTACAATGAGCCTGAAAGTTTTCTGATTACTCATGACAAATTCAAAAAAGTTATAAAATCTCTAGGAAGAGAGTATGACTATCTGGCTGATATAGAAATCAAAGAGAAGCATGAAGAGATAAATAACCTGTATGTAGCCCTTACGAGGCCTAAAAATAATTTATATATAGCAGTTGAAAATGATAAAGAAAATCTTTTTTCTGAGGCACTCTTTATCAGTGAAGACAAGATAGAAGACAGTGATATCATACCTAGCAAAATTGAAAAGAATGCAATTAAGGAAAAGAAAAGGGAGTTTGTACTTGATTTATCAACACCAGAAGCTGAATATCCTGATGCAGAAGAAAGTATGGAAAAAGAAAGAGAAAAAATTTATTCTCATGCTCTTGGAAATGAGATAAAAAGAGTAAGGGGAACAACAGTACATTTTTTCTTAGAAAATATTATAAATGGAACTGATGAAGAGGTGACTCTCTCAAAGGAACTTACTTTTTCAAAATTTGCTTCTGTCATAGGAGAAAAGGCTATAAAGGAACTTTTGTCAGATGAAAATATAGAATATATTTTGAATAAAAATAGAGAGATTTTTTCCAATAAATGGGATTTTATATTTCCTGAATATGAAGTATTTACAGAAGACAAGACATACAGAATAGATAGACTTATGATAAAAATGCCAGATGAAGATACTAAAGGAACAGTATATATAGTTGACTATAAAACTGGAGAAACTGATGAAGACCAGATAGAAAATTATAAATATTTAATAGAAAAACTTTTAGAAGATAGAGAGATGCTGAATAAATTTGAAATAATCACAGAATTTATAGAATTTAAATTATGAAAATAGAAGGAGTAAATATGATAGTTGAAGTAAAAGAGCACAATCCAGAATGGGCTTGTTTGTATCTTGAGGAAGCTGAAAAAATAAAAAAAATACTTCAAGGTGAGCTTATCAAAATATATCATATAGGAAGCACTTCTGTAAAAGGGTTAAAAGCAAAGCCAATAATAGATATAATGCCAGTGGTAAAAGATATAAATAGTATAGATCAGTATAATAGTGAGTTTATTGAATTAGGCTATGAGCCAATGGGTGAATTTGGAATACCAAAAAGAAGATTTTTTAAAAAAGGAAAAGAAAAAAGAACTCATCATATTCATATATTTCAAATTGCTGATAGAGAAAATATTGAAAGGCATCTTGCAGTAAGAGATTATCTGAGAGAACATCCAGAAGATGCAGAAGCATATGGAGAGCTGAAGTATGAATTAGCACAAAAGTTTCCAAAAGATATAGAAGGCTATTGTGATGGAAAAGATTCCTTTGTAAAAAATTTAGAGAAAAAAGCTCTTGCATGGGATAAAAAGTAGACATTTAAAGTTTTGACAAGGGAGAGGTTTATGAAAAATATATTAGTAGTTGTTGGAAGTGGAAGAAAAAATGGAAATACTGAACAATTAGCAGATTCTTTTATAAAGGGTGCTGAAGAAGCTGGACATCATGTGAAAAAAGTTTTTTTAGGAAATAAAACAATAAATGGCTGTATAGGATGTAATGCCTGCCGTTATGGGAAACCATGCATACAGAAAGATGATTTCAATGAGCTGATTCCTGATATAAAAAGTTGTGACTTACTGGTTTTTGCTTCTCCACTTTTTTTCTGGACAATTTCAGCAAAAATAAAAGCTTTTATTGAACGTTTTTATTGTATTGCAGAAGAGGATTCTAATCCTTCATTAGGAAGATATGAAAAATATCCTGTAAAAGACTGTGCACTGCTTATGACTTCAGCAGATAATTTCTTCTGGACATTTGAACAGGTAACTTCTTATTATCAGTTTACTTTAGTCAATTATATAGGATTTAAAGATAAGGGAATGGTGTTGGCAGGAGGATGTGGAAATACTAATGGTAAGCCTAAGATTAAAGAAACAGGACATCTCTTAAGGGCATATGAATTTGGTAAAAGAATATATGGATAAAATAAAGGAGAATGACCAAATCATTCTCCTTTTGTTTTAGAATCTAATAATTTAATTCTTTTAGTACTGTATCAATCTCTTCACTTTTTTCCTGAGGAGCATTAATAAAAATAAATGTATTTTCCACTCTAGAAATAACTTTGTATTTTGAGTTAGTTTTCAATGTAAATCTTGAAGTGTTCCCAACAGTTTTTTGAGTTTGAACACTCTTATTTCCCTTTGATTTTTCAAAAGTTTCTTTATTAAGATTGTAAGAACTAACTGCAACATCTACATTTTCAACAATGAAAAATTCAATCTGGTAACCATCTTTTCCTGCAATTAAAACATCTTTAATAGCCTTTGAAGGATATTGAGATGTAATGTTTATTACTTCATACCCATTTTTTCCCATCTTGTTTTCAAAATCTCCAGCTGTCATAGCTTTTTTGTTGCCACAACCTATAATTGTAAAAATCAATACTGCTCCAATTAAAATTGAAATAATTTTTTTCATAAAATCCCCCTTGATAATTTTTATAGTTAATTATATCATAAAACAAATTAATGATGTTAACTTATTTTGAAAGAAAAAATATTTTTTGAAAAATATTGTAGAAATATTGAAAGAAATCAACTATATATTTTTTGAAGAAAGATTTTTTCATAGATATATCACTATTCTTAAAAAATTTATTTTTTTCTTTCTAAATAAAAAATACTCTTTTAAAATATAATGTAAAAAATTTTAAAAAAATAAAAATGTAATGAAGAATTAAATTGGATATTTATAATTTTATTAAAAACTAAATAGTAAATTTATGTAGTAGCAATGGTAATGATATATTTATATAAATTTACTGGAAGAATTTGAAAAGAGAAGAAATTAATCTGTTGCTTCAATACTTTAAAAAATTTTATGAAAGAATGGTAAAATCGTAAGAAGCAGCTAAAAGCAATAAAAGGTTGCCATAATGAAAAATTTACTTGGTAGTATGTAAAGCTAATATTATGTTAAAATTATTTTATAATTTAGATATAAAAATATTAGTGGGGGAATAACTATGAAGGAATTGATTGTTGTTTATAATTTAGCTGTTTGGGTTATTTTATCCTTATTAGGTTTAGTAGTATTGGGAAAATTTG encodes:
- a CDS encoding UvrD-helicase domain-containing protein translates to MKNRLVLKASAGTGKTYRLSLEYVGALCRGIDFKDILVMTFTKKATAEIKERILKFLKELEENTKDGESIKENLKKIYPDMEFNHEKISSIYRDLIQNRDKLKVYTIDAFTNLIFKKAIAPYLKIYSYEIIDDDENRKILIKTFQKIFDNKDDFRAFKGFLEDNSEKDMENYLTLIKNLLNERWKVIVLGEKLKEKRNGLSAESNWKYMDRITEILERVSKIKDKSLEELFKTSLKKYLLCKNEDEKESFILEKNGDILEKEVWNGVKVKSKKGDIDSELEDMKYIYGELRDNLAKTMYNNSIIPYEEKLLYILNRIYEVYDDIKFREKRFTHSDISSYTFKYIRDKELNFINENGVTDEFFEILDGKIDTIFIDEFQDTSILQWKILKDIIDQTNNVICVGDEKQSIYGWRGGEKKLFENLEKIIDGKEEKLFTCFRSEKNIVSFTNMIFSNISKMSDREEFGEEPWNFYEVNSKSEDVSGHIEVLRKKSEEEATVIDQIIKRIKDDFNGNYRGIGILGRTNKELDMIAEKLSEADIPYVIDSNSNIVDYRGINGLFSLINYLVKNDYLALLDFFRSDLINIRVKALKYLIKNREDVEKYLNMEEAEILLDGVDLEVLEIVRDIRKEYLENNGETIFLTYDILKKVGIGGKLNSKSDISNIYSFYKIIKSYKYFEEFIVEFEDKRNSDKFKKMVLEDDNSVNVMTIHKSKGLEFDTLFYYYNPSSRGSSRGNMRFFLKMDKEYNEPESFLITHDKFKKVIKSLGREYDYLADIEIKEKHEEINNLYVALTRPKNNLYIAVENDKENLFSEALFISEDKIEDSDIIPSKIEKNAIKEKKREFVLDLSTPEAEYPDAEESMEKEREKIYSHALGNEIKRVRGTTVHFFLENIINGTDEEVTLSKELTFSKFASVIGEKAIKELLSDENIEYILNKNREIFSNKWDFIFPEYEVFTEDKTYRIDRLMIKMPDEDTKGTVYIVDYKTGETDEDQIENYKYLIEKLLEDREMLNKFEIITEFIEFKL
- a CDS encoding GrpB family protein — translated: MKIEGVNMIVEVKEHNPEWACLYLEEAEKIKKILQGELIKIYHIGSTSVKGLKAKPIIDIMPVVKDINSIDQYNSEFIELGYEPMGEFGIPKRRFFKKGKEKRTHHIHIFQIADRENIERHLAVRDYLREHPEDAEAYGELKYELAQKFPKDIEGYCDGKDSFVKNLEKKALAWDKK
- a CDS encoding PD-(D/E)XK nuclease family protein, producing the protein MAEKKINFRYIGYGNSFADEYWRKEDKVESNLYLFSDNRMKSVFVKKMKRDIFSKQPEFMTMDEFRERIFISDKIVLKEAKRILAFYKSIPQDVKDELNIKSYYDIIDFANNFFTYYREMNINDIEKIDNIHNWQEKYFYYFDRIKESFDMLCQKHNYIPNDWLESMEYFQAKWIQKYKRIIFVDIIEYPEIYKRIINKLLEEKEIEIILQLENGDFDENKLKIEKITLPEISPSRIYVYQSKDELEESMSLIYLFEEKRKSGDMYSPVPENNTYHNIFPRYFGKSQAVTMNDTKLYKFLNIQLNILMNMEEKLGRVYLISAFKKAFDDRVFREYYSLSAEDIITLNSFMREDYKYISSKILDTSEAEWIFSNNVEFRNKMENIFFDLSSIIELKGVDDIYEYFKKQINLEKFIEKEYGSIFEKFFEIFGIMKSNENMSIHNSFNTYFEGNLGSSLFRLVIQYMKDIVISSNEKVDSERAIVKNMEAARFARESRSLYKEKKMFGETNFFMDITGDILPGNIGDNLIFTEKQRKDMGMVSREEKREIKKYRFFQAVFTNINAVIFTKKNEDKGIDISPFLDELCIKYNLEIKKAPVDLNGSIEALKNSIFEKEKGYSQFEMESFPKDNEDFKDGKLSMGAYDYSNLKQCRLKFYFQKMNNLEYLCLPEESDISSRFFGILVHKVLEEIVKGMWKEVISKGNFKIDSTYIEEILNKHFSYSRAKIPVHMDNYCSEIMIPIITANIEKFFSYIETKYQNIKIKRFQGEKGVYETKPFIDGDIQIFLRGVADLVIESEIGNEIIDYKTGGANKEQLDYYSIILYEDEKKAQKYIFNVWKGNIEVHEEIKLTKEGLKEDIIDFLKSSEYSLAEKTGTCSSCEYIKICGRGR
- a CDS encoding flavodoxin family protein, coding for MKNILVVVGSGRKNGNTEQLADSFIKGAEEAGHHVKKVFLGNKTINGCIGCNACRYGKPCIQKDDFNELIPDIKSCDLLVFASPLFFWTISAKIKAFIERFYCIAEEDSNPSLGRYEKYPVKDCALLMTSADNFFWTFEQVTSYYQFTLVNYIGFKDKGMVLAGGCGNTNGKPKIKETGHLLRAYEFGKRIYG
- a CDS encoding MATE family efflux transporter → MDIKREWRRNKKVFAAIMAIALPAIADLFVQTLLGFFDMIMVGKLGPVAISSVGIGNAPVQAVIPVFFAISIGTTAIVSRAFGSDNKKEGKNSMAQSIILSVPFSIIIAGLLLIFGDNILNLVGRADDMDLVRTTEYYRAVIIGLPFLCFNVVFAAAYRSTSKSTIPMIANLISVISNIILNYIFIFTLGMGVLGAGIATTIARGIVTVIYLVLTLFTNKFWVSIPFSALKYDGSMIRRILKVGIPAAVEQGIFRIGMLVFEMMVISLGTMAYTSHKIALTAESFSFNMGFGFSVAGTALVGQQLGKNSPKNAERDAKATTLLALCAMSAFGLTFFILPGTIIAMFTKEPAIREMATGALRLVSICQPFLAVSMVLSGCLRGAGDTKAVLLITSLGMYLIRIPLTYLFLYKLDTGLLGAWVVMSIDLGFRSIACYRTFKKGRWRYLSV